Proteins found in one Candidatus Margulisiibacteriota bacterium genomic segment:
- the thrC gene encoding threonine synthase — protein MAWKGLIEEYRQYLPVTDETPVIALGEGNTPLIKANHLSDLVRCQVYLKYEGMNPTGSFKDRGMTLAISKAKENNSQAVICASTGNTSASAAAYSARAGLDCIVIIPKGKIALGKLSQAIMHGAKVFEVDGNFDQALDLVREMGEKYPVEIVNSINPYRIEGQKTGAFEICDQLNAVPDYHFIPVGNAGNITAYWKGYKEYFAANKISTLPKMMGFQAEGAAPIVRGHPIEKPETLATAIRIGNPASWKSAVAAAEESGGEINLVTDSEIVAAYQLIAAKEGVFAEPASAASVAGLIKAAKAGKVKEDSIVVCVLTGHGLKDPDNALMFGTKPTFIPCKIEEVAKRLG, from the coding sequence ATGGCTTGGAAAGGTTTAATCGAAGAGTACCGCCAATATTTACCCGTAACCGACGAAACCCCGGTCATTGCCCTAGGCGAAGGAAATACCCCGCTGATCAAGGCTAACCACTTAAGCGATTTGGTCCGCTGTCAGGTTTACCTTAAATACGAAGGGATGAACCCGACCGGATCGTTCAAGGACCGCGGCATGACCCTGGCGATCAGCAAGGCCAAAGAGAACAACAGCCAGGCGGTCATCTGCGCCTCGACCGGCAACACTTCCGCCTCCGCGGCCGCCTACTCGGCCCGGGCGGGTCTCGACTGCATTGTTATTATTCCCAAAGGAAAGATCGCCCTCGGCAAACTTTCCCAGGCGATCATGCACGGAGCGAAAGTTTTTGAAGTCGACGGCAACTTCGACCAGGCGCTCGACCTGGTCAGGGAAATGGGGGAAAAATACCCGGTCGAGATCGTCAATTCGATCAACCCCTACCGGATCGAGGGGCAAAAGACCGGCGCCTTTGAGATCTGCGACCAGCTGAACGCCGTCCCCGACTACCACTTCATCCCGGTCGGCAACGCCGGGAACATCACCGCCTACTGGAAAGGTTACAAAGAATATTTCGCCGCCAACAAGATCTCAACACTGCCGAAGATGATGGGCTTCCAGGCCGAAGGGGCCGCCCCCATCGTCCGCGGCCATCCGATCGAAAAGCCGGAGACCCTGGCAACCGCCATCCGGATCGGCAACCCGGCCAGCTGGAAAAGCGCCGTCGCGGCAGCTGAAGAATCAGGCGGAGAGATAAATCTCGTGACCGACAGCGAAATCGTCGCCGCTTACCAATTGATCGCCGCCAAAGAAGGGGTCTTTGCCGAACCGGCCTCGGCCGCGTCGGTCGCGGGCCTGATCAAAGCAGCCAAAGCAGGCAAGGTCAAAGAAGATTCGATCGTCGTCTGCGTTCTAACCGGGCACGGGCTCAAAGACCCGGACAACGCCCTGATGTTCGGTACCAAACCAACCTTCATCCCCTGCAAAATTGAAGAGGTCGCGAAAAGACTTGGCTAA
- a CDS encoding SemiSWEET transporter: MDRLFWLGIAAGTLTTAAFLPQVIKTISTRHTKDISLLMYVLFSVGLILWTIYGLQLGSWPVIIANSVTLVLAFTIIYLKLKHG; the protein is encoded by the coding sequence GTGGACCGATTATTTTGGCTTGGGATCGCGGCCGGGACATTAACGACCGCCGCCTTTCTCCCGCAAGTTATAAAAACTATTTCAACCAGACACACCAAAGACATTTCCCTGTTAATGTACGTTCTTTTTTCTGTCGGACTTATTCTCTGGACCATCTACGGCCTTCAACTCGGCTCCTGGCCGGTTATTATCGCCAATTCCGTGACCCTTGTTCTTGCTTTTACTATCATTTACCTGAAGCTCAAGCACGGCTAG
- a CDS encoding alanine--glyoxylate aminotransferase family protein, with protein MPKKPLKYYLMIPGPTPIPTRVLAAMNHEMIGHRGPLFSKVMREVMDGLRWAYQTKNEIFVYPSSGTGGMEVAVVNMLSPGDKVIICNIGAFGARFVKIAKAYGVDVIDLKFERGKPADPAVLAAELKKSPVKAVFFQQNETSTGVVNDVEKLAKTVRAVQPEALVIVDAVSGLLAAPLKTDEWDLDVVVSGSQKAFMVPPGIAAVSVSARAWKAYETSKCPKHYWDLGLMKAEAPKGHTYTTPPESLIFGMRESLKMLQEEGLENILARHKFNRDLLRTAAKALGLKLLADDSCASPAVTAICPPDGIDGEKVRELMREDFGVEVAPGQGELKGKIFRIGHLGYVDSLDLIGALAALEVLFKRLGAKINFGAGVKAAMELL; from the coding sequence ATGCCAAAGAAACCGCTAAAATATTATCTGATGATCCCCGGTCCGACCCCGATCCCGACCCGGGTCCTGGCCGCGATGAACCACGAAATGATCGGCCACCGCGGGCCGCTTTTCTCCAAAGTCATGAGAGAGGTTATGGACGGCCTGCGCTGGGCCTACCAGACCAAGAACGAGATCTTCGTTTACCCGAGTTCCGGGACCGGCGGGATGGAAGTCGCTGTTGTCAATATGCTCTCTCCGGGAGACAAGGTTATCATTTGTAACATCGGCGCGTTCGGCGCCCGTTTCGTTAAGATCGCCAAAGCGTACGGGGTCGATGTCATTGACTTGAAGTTTGAAAGAGGGAAGCCGGCCGACCCCGCGGTCCTGGCCGCCGAACTGAAAAAGAGCCCGGTCAAAGCGGTCTTTTTCCAGCAGAACGAGACCTCGACCGGCGTTGTCAACGACGTCGAAAAACTGGCCAAGACCGTCCGCGCCGTCCAACCGGAGGCGCTGGTCATTGTCGACGCGGTCTCCGGTCTTTTGGCCGCGCCGCTTAAGACCGATGAATGGGATCTTGATGTCGTCGTTTCCGGTTCGCAAAAAGCGTTCATGGTCCCGCCGGGGATCGCCGCCGTTTCCGTCTCCGCCCGAGCCTGGAAAGCTTACGAAACCTCCAAGTGTCCGAAACATTACTGGGATCTCGGCTTAATGAAGGCCGAAGCACCCAAAGGCCACACTTATACCACGCCGCCGGAGTCGCTGATCTTCGGGATGCGCGAATCGCTCAAGATGCTGCAGGAAGAGGGGCTGGAGAACATTCTCGCCCGGCATAAGTTCAACCGCGACCTGCTCCGGACCGCCGCTAAGGCGCTGGGGCTGAAACTTTTGGCCGATGATTCCTGTGCTTCGCCCGCGGTGACCGCCATTTGCCCGCCCGACGGGATCGACGGCGAAAAGGTCCGCGAACTGATGCGCGAAGACTTTGGCGTGGAAGTCGCTCCGGGACAAGGCGAACTGAAAGGAAAAATATTCCGGATCGGCCACCTTGGCTATGTTGATTCGCTCGACCTGATCGGGGCTTTGGCCGCTTTGGAAGTCCTGTTCAAACGGCTGGGAGCGAAGATCAACTTCGGGGCCGGCGTCAAAGCGGCGATGGAACTTCTCTGA
- the truA gene encoding tRNA pseudouridine(38-40) synthase TruA has product MNHRLVVQYDGAGFEGFQSQTHHRTIQDELEKALGRLYKRRIKVLGTSRTDSGVHALCQVVSFQAPLIIPFPKLPLALNALLPESIRVIKADRAPDSFVPRFAAKNKTYEYLIFNGKIMPPLIRHFVWQVKPKLDLKAMRRAAAGLKGRHDFTAFCNAGGKERAGVRNLRRVGIGFKKIVLWDGLKVEVITLKFQADGFLYRMVRNLVGTLVEAGLGKIEPERIKKIIKNRDRTLAGRTAPPQGLCLIKVQ; this is encoded by the coding sequence ATCAACCATCGCTTAGTTGTCCAGTACGATGGCGCGGGGTTCGAGGGTTTTCAGTCGCAAACTCATCATCGGACTATTCAGGACGAGTTGGAAAAAGCGCTCGGCCGCCTTTATAAGCGTCGGATAAAAGTTTTGGGAACCTCCCGGACCGATTCCGGGGTTCACGCTCTTTGCCAGGTCGTCAGCTTTCAAGCCCCGCTGATTATTCCATTCCCCAAATTGCCGCTCGCGCTGAACGCTCTTTTGCCGGAGAGCATCCGGGTGATCAAAGCCGATCGGGCGCCGGATTCTTTTGTTCCCCGTTTTGCCGCCAAGAACAAGACCTACGAATACCTGATCTTTAATGGCAAGATCATGCCGCCGCTCATCAGGCATTTTGTCTGGCAGGTCAAACCAAAGCTCGATCTTAAAGCGATGCGCCGGGCGGCCGCCGGCTTGAAAGGCCGCCATGATTTTACCGCCTTCTGCAACGCCGGCGGGAAAGAACGAGCGGGGGTCAGGAATTTACGGCGGGTCGGTATCGGTTTTAAAAAGATCGTCCTTTGGGATGGCTTGAAGGTTGAGGTTATTACTCTTAAGTTCCAGGCGGATGGTTTTCTTTATCGGATGGTCCGTAACCTGGTCGGGACCTTGGTGGAAGCGGGGCTTGGCAAGATCGAGCCCGAGCGGATAAAAAAGATCATCAAAAACAGAGACCGAACGTTAGCCGGCCGGACCGCTCCCCCGCAGGGACTTTGCCTGATAAAAGTCCAATAA
- a CDS encoding tail fiber domain-containing protein produces DYLLTYTATGLAWGSPGGTGTVTQVDTGSGLTGGPINTTGTVSIAAGGITAAHLGTGVVTAGAIAADAVVTAGVSDSAITEPKLNVANAAVNDYLLTYTATGLAWGSPGGTGTVTQVDTGSGLTGGPINTTGTVSIAAGGITAAHLGTGVVTAGAIANTAVTPGTYTNSNITVDQQGRLTAAGSGTAGTVSGSGSATRLAFWTDTTTLGSDADLYWDNAAKRLGVGTSAPGHKLTVSGDVSFEGQIIGGNVDGGNPRIAYGYLANASGGWGTIAMGYRPTASGLTSVAIGQMPIAGGYSGVAIGFAVSAGADYSTVLGSRIETITGADYSMGIGLDNTLGRQITTPNTMAIMGGKVGIGTLTPGAVLSVAGTIESTTNGFKFPDGTIQTTAATSGSSPDLSGYVQLGPATGQTTNGVYAIQVKTTNASGIGISVETTANTRYGIYGRNNSTSNGGVGGLFKGGTISAGGVKSIGAKGESGSGNNYGEIGREPPTMVEGDDAFSAGVHGFSSTIAGRGVSGKADGSSGMGVYALAQDASGANYGLRAKTNSSNGYAVYAEGGRNYFQGNTGIGTDNPQALLHVQGNLKVTGTIEGASPVKFAGGIRLANEADATAGNIRWDGSNFQGHNGSSWLNLDSGADLSGYVQLGPPTVQSTTGATAVYVESTNGGGIGVNANVTQLNSAGIWGTANNSGIGTSYGGYFSSAASTGYGVYSAVSHATGVNYGLYGASASANGFGSSGTNSSSGTSGYLAGPSYGAYGSYNATNYGYLGSSVYGVYGTSSIYGVYGNGTDRGVYGNTGTGYGVYGDATTTGAVLNYGGRFVAAGDLGLGISGYASSTANSTNYGGYFQANGQTGRGVYGLANNATGANYGVYGTTNSGSGFGVYGVSSTSTIRGGLGVEAGKGAMGETTRVRGFLGDSAPNGDTYHAGVTGIVLGTYLNSDVAVAAYNENVSSYASLGGVHSGVYGSHQLKGVSGEAWDTTGTNYGGIFTSYSASGYGVYGRATATSGTNYGAHGVTSSPSGYGVYGYNASTANGGTAGYFKAGYYTPNSTDLARGLLVESRSNSMTVEVVREYTIMDGSGDHIAVRALNARAATSGIVTAGGYFNAIGGGAGSSYGVIAGSSGLTGAGVYGGTTSSNLAAYGVYGEWSNSSRYGILGASLYGVGGTYDGATGPYGWLGTANSGLYAYAAAPKWAINSDGRVHMANLSPAGAGTVLVISATGEVYPQSSSQRYKKDIVEYRIDVKKVGRLRPVRFRWKETTATPNVLDFGLIAEEVAEVYPELVGRNQYGSPESVAYEKIGVILIKALQEKDREIEAIAAKNQMLEARLKTLEEKINKNGGN; encoded by the coding sequence ACGATTATCTTTTAACTTACACGGCGACCGGTTTGGCCTGGGGTTCGCCGGGCGGGACCGGGACGGTGACGCAGGTTGATACCGGGAGCGGTTTGACCGGCGGGCCGATCAACACGACCGGAACGGTTTCGATCGCGGCTGGCGGAATTACCGCGGCTCATTTAGGGACGGGGGTTGTGACGGCGGGGGCGATTGCCGCCGACGCGGTGGTGACGGCTGGGGTCTCGGACAGCGCGATCACCGAACCGAAGCTAAATGTCGCGAACGCGGCGGTCAACGATTATCTTTTAACTTACACGGCGACCGGTTTGGCCTGGGGTTCGCCGGGCGGGACCGGGACGGTGACGCAGGTTGATACCGGGAGCGGTTTGACCGGCGGGCCGATCAACACGACCGGAACGGTCTCGATCGCGGCCGGGGGGATTACCGCGGCTCATTTAGGGACGGGGGTTGTGACGGCGGGGGCGATTGCCAATACAGCGGTTACCCCGGGAACCTACACCAATTCCAACATTACCGTCGACCAACAAGGCCGATTGACCGCGGCCGGCAGTGGAACGGCCGGTACGGTTTCCGGTTCCGGTAGCGCCACCAGATTGGCTTTTTGGACTGACACTACGACCTTGGGTTCGGATGCCGATCTGTACTGGGACAATGCGGCCAAAAGGTTGGGAGTGGGGACCAGCGCACCGGGCCACAAGTTAACGGTCAGCGGCGATGTTTCATTTGAGGGGCAAATTATCGGCGGCAATGTTGACGGCGGTAATCCGCGGATTGCCTACGGCTATCTGGCAAACGCGAGCGGCGGTTGGGGTACGATCGCGATGGGTTATAGGCCAACCGCTTCCGGTTTGACCTCGGTGGCGATCGGGCAAATGCCTATTGCCGGCGGCTACAGCGGGGTAGCTATCGGGTTTGCTGTTTCTGCCGGAGCCGATTATTCGACCGTTTTGGGGAGTCGGATTGAGACCATCACCGGAGCCGATTACTCTATGGGCATAGGACTGGATAATACTCTCGGCCGACAGATAACCACTCCGAATACTATGGCGATCATGGGGGGGAAGGTTGGGATTGGAACTTTAACTCCCGGGGCGGTTCTTTCTGTTGCCGGGACAATTGAATCAACTACTAATGGTTTTAAATTCCCGGACGGAACAATTCAAACTACAGCCGCAACCAGCGGGAGCAGCCCCGATCTGTCCGGCTACGTTCAACTTGGACCGGCGACCGGGCAAACAACAAACGGAGTATACGCGATCCAAGTGAAGACGACCAATGCGAGCGGGATCGGTATTTCTGTCGAAACGACTGCCAATACTAGATATGGAATATATGGACGGAATAATTCAACTTCCAATGGCGGCGTAGGAGGGCTTTTTAAAGGGGGGACGATTTCAGCTGGAGGGGTAAAATCTATCGGGGCCAAAGGCGAATCCGGCAGTGGTAATAATTATGGTGAGATTGGTCGAGAGCCGCCGACTATGGTCGAAGGAGATGACGCTTTTAGCGCTGGCGTTCATGGTTTTTCTTCGACTATTGCGGGGCGTGGGGTTAGCGGGAAAGCTGATGGTTCATCAGGCATGGGTGTTTACGCTCTTGCCCAGGACGCGAGCGGCGCCAATTATGGTCTTCGCGCGAAAACCAATAGCAGTAATGGTTATGCCGTTTACGCTGAAGGCGGCCGCAACTATTTTCAGGGGAACACCGGGATCGGGACCGATAATCCGCAGGCTTTGCTTCACGTGCAAGGGAACCTAAAAGTGACCGGAACAATTGAAGGAGCTAGTCCGGTGAAGTTTGCCGGTGGAATCAGATTGGCCAACGAAGCTGATGCGACTGCCGGCAATATCCGTTGGGACGGTTCGAACTTCCAGGGGCATAACGGCAGCAGCTGGCTAAATTTGGATAGCGGAGCGGATTTAAGCGGCTATGTCCAACTCGGCCCGCCTACGGTTCAATCAACGACTGGCGCCACCGCGGTTTACGTGGAATCAACCAACGGCGGAGGAATCGGAGTCAATGCGAACGTTACCCAGCTTAATAGCGCCGGGATTTGGGGGACGGCAAATAATAGCGGCATTGGGACAAGTTACGGCGGCTATTTCAGCTCGGCGGCCTCGACCGGTTACGGCGTTTATTCTGCCGTTTCGCACGCGACCGGAGTTAACTATGGTCTTTACGGCGCGTCCGCCAGCGCCAATGGGTTTGGATCTTCCGGAACCAACAGTAGTTCGGGGACAAGCGGGTATTTAGCCGGACCGAGCTATGGCGCTTACGGCTCTTATAACGCGACCAATTACGGTTATCTTGGCAGTAGCGTTTATGGGGTTTACGGAACAAGCTCGATTTACGGAGTCTACGGCAATGGGACCGATCGGGGTGTTTACGGCAACACCGGCACCGGCTATGGAGTATATGGCGACGCGACCACGACCGGAGCGGTTTTAAATTACGGCGGCAGATTTGTCGCCGCCGGCGATCTCGGCTTGGGGATCAGCGGTTACGCGTCCTCGACGGCCAATAGTACCAACTACGGCGGTTACTTCCAGGCGAACGGCCAGACCGGCCGTGGAGTCTATGGTTTGGCTAATAATGCGACCGGTGCTAATTATGGCGTTTACGGGACAACTAACAGCGGCAGCGGTTTTGGTGTTTACGGGGTTTCTAGTACCAGTACGATCCGTGGCGGCTTGGGGGTTGAAGCAGGAAAAGGGGCGATGGGAGAGACCACAAGAGTACGGGGCTTTTTGGGCGACAGCGCGCCGAATGGGGATACTTATCATGCCGGGGTGACCGGGATAGTGCTGGGAACTTATTTAAACAGTGACGTGGCGGTCGCGGCGTACAATGAAAATGTTAGCTCCTACGCTTCGTTGGGTGGGGTTCATAGCGGTGTTTACGGTTCGCATCAATTGAAGGGGGTCAGCGGTGAAGCCTGGGATACGACCGGAACAAATTACGGCGGTATTTTTACCAGCTATAGCGCCAGCGGTTACGGTGTTTATGGTCGGGCGACGGCAACCAGCGGGACCAATTATGGCGCTCATGGCGTTACCAGCAGTCCCAGCGGTTATGGGGTCTATGGTTATAATGCCAGTACCGCTAATGGCGGAACTGCCGGTTATTTTAAAGCGGGGTATTATACTCCAAACTCCACTGACCTGGCGAGAGGGTTGCTGGTTGAAAGCCGCTCCAACAGCATGACGGTTGAAGTGGTTAGAGAATACACCATTATGGATGGGTCCGGCGATCACATCGCTGTGAGGGCGCTGAATGCCAGGGCGGCGACCTCGGGCATTGTTACCGCCGGGGGGTACTTTAATGCGATTGGTGGTGGAGCCGGGTCTTCCTACGGGGTGATAGCCGGTTCTTCCGGCCTGACCGGGGCGGGGGTATACGGAGGAACAACAAGCAGTAACCTTGCGGCTTACGGGGTTTATGGTGAATGGTCGAACTCTTCCCGCTATGGGATCCTGGGCGCTAGTTTATACGGCGTCGGCGGAACATATGATGGGGCGACCGGTCCCTATGGCTGGCTGGGAACCGCTAATTCCGGTCTCTATGCTTATGCCGCGGCTCCAAAATGGGCGATTAATTCTGACGGCCGGGTGCACATGGCGAACCTTAGTCCAGCCGGGGCGGGGACGGTCCTGGTCATTTCCGCCACCGGTGAAGTCTATCCGCAATCGTCCAGTCAGCGCTATAAAAAAGATATCGTCGAGTATCGGATCGACGTCAAAAAAGTTGGCCGGCTCCGGCCGGTCCGTTTTCGCTGGAAAGAAACCACCGCTACTCCGAATGTTCTTGATTTTGGTTTGATCGCTGAAGAAGTAGCGGAAGTCTATCCGGAATTAGTGGGCAGGAATCAATACGGGTCCCCGGAATCGGTCGCTTATGAAAAGATCGGCGTGATCCTGATCAAAGCGCTGCAGGAAAAAGACCGGGAGATCGAGGCGATCGCGGCTAAGAACCAAATGTTGGAGGCTAGATTGAAAACTTTGGAAGAAAAAATAAATAAAAATGGAGGAAATTGA